Proteins found in one Coffea eugenioides isolate CCC68of chromosome 5, Ceug_1.0, whole genome shotgun sequence genomic segment:
- the LOC113770986 gene encoding BAHD acyltransferase At5g47980-like yields MDVKIISREEIKPESPTPEHLRIHRLSIFDQLIGHIYSSPLVFFYPNKQSSNLTDVISERQRLKRSLSETLVPFYPLAGRIKDDFEIQCNDEVVYYAEARVNIQLSEFLKQPTNQMIHQLLPFHPNSEELLSKTHLVMIQTNIFYCGGIAIGLYASHKIVDGLSRLTFLNSWAARARNESSKQVNPSFISSSVFPPDPSLSTYSRSNFHNQTKEKHNFVTSRFVFDHSALALLKIKAACSSTPIPSSIEVVMGLLSKSFINATKVKYGTTLFVDDFNPELPLLVHQISDAIASIDGDFVEGIKGDDRLLKLIGSKKHLREKYSYNAESFPLSSVCRSGLYEADFGWGKPIWACLGSGDTDPYGVGNLVILMDTRSGEGIEAWVTVKEELMAIFEKNQELLAFASLNPSPLEI; encoded by the exons ATGGACGTCAAGATCATCTCACGCGAAGAAATCAAACCGGAATCTCCAACCCCGGAACACCTGAGAATTCACAGGCTTTCAATTTTCGACCAGCTTATAGGTCACATCTACTCAAGTCCACTTGTCTTTTTCTACCCAAACAAGCAAAGCTCCAATCTTACTGATGTCATTTCAGAAAGACAACGTTTAAAGAGATCCCTCTCGGAAACTTTGGTACCATTTTATCCTCTTGCAGGAAGGATCAAAGATGACTTCGAAATCCAGTGCAATGATGAAGTCGTCTACTATGCTGAAGCTCGCGTGAATATCCAACTTTCGGAGTTTCTTAAGCAGCCTACAAATCAAATGATACATCAGTTGCTTCCATTTCATCCTAACTCTGAGGAACTACTTTCCAAGACTCATCTTGTCATGATTCAAACCAACATTTTTTATTGCGGTGGCATTGCCATTGGCCTGTACGCCTCTCACAAGATTGTTGATGGTCTCTCGCGATTGACATTCCTAAACTCTTGGGCAGCTAGAGCACGTAACGAGTCATCAAAACAAGTAAATCCTAGTTTTATTTCGTCTTCTGTATTTCCTCCTGATCCAAGTTTATCTACCTATTCACGTTCCAACTTCCACAATCAAACCAAAGAAAAGCATAACTTTGTCACCAGCAGGTTCGTGTTTGATCATTCCGCCTTGGCTTTACTTAAAATCAAGGCCGCGTGCTCATCTACTCCGATACCAAGTTCCATCGAAGTTGTTATGGGACTTCTATCGAAATCTTTCATAAATGCCACAAAAGTTAAATATGGG ACTACACTGTTTGTGGATGATTTTAATCCTGAGCTACCATTATTGGTGCATCAAATAAGTGATGCCATTGCCAGTATTGATGGTGATTTTGTTGAAGGTATAAAAGGTGATGATCGGTTGCTGAAGTTAATCGGGTCTAAGAAACATTTGAGGGAGAAGTACTCTTACAATGCTGAATCTTTTCCACTCTCCAGTGTTTGCAGGAGTGGTCTTTATGAGGCTGACTTTGGGTGGGGAAAACCTATATGGGCATGCCTCGGCAGTGGGGACACTGACCCATATGGAGTGGGAAATCTAGTCATTTTGATGGATACAAGATCAGGAGAAGGGATAGAAGCATGGGTGACTGTAAAAGAAGAACTCATGGCTATATTCGAGAAAAATCAGGAGCTCCTCGCTTTTGCTTCTTTGAATCCTAGCCCTCTTGAAATTTAG
- the LOC113770985 gene encoding 2-methylene-furan-3-one reductase-like, translating into MCGSLAEYTTVEEKVLALKPKNLSFAKAASLPVAIEIAYGELESAGPSAGKSLLVLGGAGEVGSFIIQVYAAATVFLVPILERKGNFLR; encoded by the exons ATGTGTGGGTCACTGGCGGAGTACACTACAGTGGAGGAGAAGGTACTAGCTTTGAAGCCTAAGAATTTGAGTTTTGCCAAGGCAGCTAGCCTTCCTGTTGCCATTGAAATAGCGTACGGGGAACTTGAAAGTGCTGGGCCTTCAGCTGGTAAATCACTTCTTGTTCTGGGTGGTGCTGGTGAAGTTGGATCTTTTATCATTCAG GTCTATGCAGCTGCTACAGTCTTTCTTGTACCTATTTTGGAGAGGAAGGGAAATTTCCTGAGGTGA